The genomic stretch CTACGACGACTCCTTTTGTACCTCCATTGGTCCTCCTCTCCAGAACTGCCCGATGTCTCCACTGAACTCTTTCCTGTCGATTCTTCAGAATGAAGCGTACCACTATCGGATCTCCTTGAAGGATGCACATCACTATTTATACTATCTACAAGCTCAGCCTTATAAATGGCAACACTGTCCCCATTACTGAGCCGATGAGGTTTTAATCGAATTCGAGGTGGTGGGACATCTGCCATGGAATGCAAAGGCCTAGTGAGTTTAAGCTTTGGAATTGTCCCAGATGGACTAGAAAATGACTTTTCTGGAAGAACCTCCATCTCATCACAATTTGTATTCTTGTCCTGGTCCACACTTTCATTTTGCATCAACCGTTTAGGACAAAAGGGCTCAATGGAGCCATGTACTCGTGAGGGAATTTTCACAACCTTCCCTTTACCTTGAGGAGTGCTATACGATATTTTAATTACAGGGCTTCGGTGCACCACCTCATGAGAAAATTTATCATCTTTCTTCTCCTTTTTTATTTTCCTATTTTCACAACACATTGCCTcaggtttccttttttcattttctTCCATGCTAATTTTTTTATCATTCTTATTATTACGTCTATCTTTgtcgtcttcttcctcctcctcctcacgaTTTAGTGTATTTTTGCATTTTTCACACAGAACCTGCCTCGGTCGCAATCTAATGGTGCTCATTATCAGCTTACCAGGATCACGATTCCTTGACAGACGTCGTCTTGTGCGTTTGATTGTCCGAGGTGGTGGCTGAGGAACCCACTGATTATAAGTCTGTCTCAATACCAAAGGTTGTGGCAGAGGTACACCCTCACAGTAAGGAGGAAAACAAGGCACAGTTTTTGGTAATGGCTGAAGAGGTGAAACTGGTTCTTGGTTTGACATCTTGGGATGTTCTAAGTTGCAGGGCTGGGACTCGGTTTGACCAATTGACGGTTCTTTCCAATCGAGGACTTCACTACTGCACGGTTCTATGGGAAACTGGTTTGCAGGCAAACCATACAAACCAGACCTGGTGGACAAGTATTCAAGAAACAAAAAGTTAATAGTCAAACCTCCTCAGAATAAAATGCAAATATTTACTTTTTGCGTTACAATACTGCCACAGTTCCAAGAAAATGCCCAATTAAATAGTAATTAATTACAAATTGTTTCATTACAATATCAGATTCCATGGGAACCTTGTCACTGAAAATGGCTCTTATTTTAGGTAAAAGAACCAGGAAATCTTCACAGTTCATGAATTTGAATTAAAAGATACAAGGACATATTTACATATTATTTAACATCGTATGATCATataaaacccctggcatccagcacctgtggggattggtagttggcagataagtgaattttacagttgcttgagattgtgtgttgcatggacTGGAAACTAAAGGCAAGGCGCGCCAATTTTAAGCTTccatatttttaacctatttattttccttttttttgccagatacttgaattctggataaaagagggttttactgtatttccaaaTTAAACATGACCAATCAGGCTATTTGAAGTAAAAGAATACAACCCGAGAgcgaggagttttttttttaaaaagtgcctcTTAAACTTCCCCATGATATTTCTTGTAAACAATGAGGAAGCAATGAGGAACCTTACATTTCCAAATATAAGATTTCAAAGTCCTGAGtgaaagttaatatttcaagAAATTTATACCAATTCATTGATGTATTTGACattgtaataaaaaaaattcttattgttTACAGATAAGCAATTTCAAATGTAAAAATTGTACAGAACCttatcttgatgaaaggctcaaactgagcccgaaatgtcagtatgtatttttatctttactatataaaggacacagtttgacctgctaagtttctacagcattgtgtttttacttgtacAGGAACTGCCCTGAAGTGAACTAGGTCCTGGTTTGTAACTGCAAAAATCCTACCAGTTTAATTATTCTTttgaggaggcaagagggtgtaAGTTAGGGGACTTCAAAATAAGGCTCTTGGCTGGGGTGTTGGGGGTTCAACCTTTAATCTCCACTTGTTTTTTCCCTCACCTAAAATGTTAATCTCAGCCAACATTGATTGAAATCAGACCAGTCTTCTCAAAAAAGCTACCAGGTCCCTTCTTCTCTGCAGTGTGCGCATGTGGCCGAAATAGCCACAGTATTTCCACAATGATTTCCACGAAACAAATCAAGGAAGTGCAACCTGTTTGTTTGCATGGCAACTTATTTCCCTGTTGCCATACTAATCAACATCACCTTGCACAAACAGAAACGGAATCTAGGGCTTGTATTTCATTTTAATGGTCAGGACTCACCAGGGAAAAG from Narcine bancroftii isolate sNarBan1 chromosome 10, sNarBan1.hap1, whole genome shotgun sequence encodes the following:
- the pwwp2b gene encoding PWWP domain-containing protein 2B isoform X2 — protein: MSNQEPVSPLQPLPKTVPCFPPYCEGVPLPQPLVLRQTYNQWVPQPPPRTIKRTRRRLSRNRDPGKLIMSTIRLRPRQVLCEKCKNTLNREEEEEEDDKDRRNNKNDKKISMEENEKRKPEAMCCENRKIKKEKKDDKFSHEVVHRSPVIKISYSTPQGKGKVVKIPSRVHGSIEPFCPKRLMQNESVDQDKNTNCDEMEVLPEKSFSSPSGTIPKLKLTRPLHSMADVPPPRIRLKPHRLSNGDSVAIYKAELVDSINSDVHPSRRSDSGTLHSEESTGKSSVETSGSSGEEDQWRYKRSRRSKDQDDLTVYLSYRKKRADSSSLSVCSNDSLDESKSSSSEITSPEMCDFAPGDDASVSSSSKEEKTVPPLTVRLHTKTVTKCVTTEGRTISVGDIVWGKIHGFPWWPARILGISVNKKENGTPMWQEARVSWFGSPTTSLLSVSKVSPFLEYFKLRFNRKKKGVYRRAITEAAKAADHLTPEIRSLLSQYET
- the pwwp2b gene encoding PWWP domain-containing protein 2B isoform X1, translating into MAALSPEAGAAAGLQAGARLSVTVEHVVSGTLVVSTKLGGSSFTGILIDMAKKSGLYGLPANQFPIEPCSSEVLDWKEPSIGQTESQPCNLEHPKMSNQEPVSPLQPLPKTVPCFPPYCEGVPLPQPLVLRQTYNQWVPQPPPRTIKRTRRRLSRNRDPGKLIMSTIRLRPRQVLCEKCKNTLNREEEEEEDDKDRRNNKNDKKISMEENEKRKPEAMCCENRKIKKEKKDDKFSHEVVHRSPVIKISYSTPQGKGKVVKIPSRVHGSIEPFCPKRLMQNESVDQDKNTNCDEMEVLPEKSFSSPSGTIPKLKLTRPLHSMADVPPPRIRLKPHRLSNGDSVAIYKAELVDSINSDVHPSRRSDSGTLHSEESTGKSSVETSGSSGEEDQWRYKRSRRSKDQDDLTVYLSYRKKRADSSSLSVCSNDSLDESKSSSSEITSPEMCDFAPGDDASVSSSSKEEKTVPPLTVRLHTKTVTKCVTTEGRTISVGDIVWGKIHGFPWWPARILGISVNKKENGTPMWQEARVSWFGSPTTSLLSVSKVSPFLEYFKLRFNRKKKGVYRRAITEAAKAADHLTPEIRSLLSQYET